aataaaatatactaGAGCTTTGCATAACTAGACAGATAGCCTTTTTGGGGTATGCAttcattttgttaaaatttaTTTGACcaaattcattttttatatatatttattcacattaaaatgtgcattatcTCAGACCACTGGCAGAGTTTCATTAtaattttacacttaaaggggacatttcacaagattttttaaataaatctttggtgtcctcagagttcGTTCTAGATAAAAATATCAGCtaatttattataagatgttaaaattgccactttgtaggtttgagcaaaaatttgccgtttttggggtgtgtccttttaaatgcaaatgagctgatctctgcacgaaatttcagtgctgtggttggatagtacagattaaggggaggtattatccccttctgacatcacaaggggagccaaattttaattaccgatttttttcacattctttcagagaatggtttaccaaaaatagttactgggttgatctttttcacattatctaggttgatggaagcactggggacccaattatggcACTTAAATAtaggaaaagtcagattttcatgatatgtcccctttaagattgaTTTTTAAATGGTCATGTAGTCACTATTCAGGTTTGCTAACTAATTCACTTCTGATGACAgataaaaatgttactttttgCACTCTCCATTACTATCTCATACTTTTCATTACTTCTCCAGGATCAAGTGGATCACCTCAAAGCCCTGAATGTTCCAGCACGTTCCATCAACTCCAAACTTCCATCAGCCGAGCGTCGTCAGATCCTAGCAGACCTGGAGAGCGACAGTCCTCGTCTCAAACTGCTCTACATCACACCAGAGATGGTGGCCTCGCCGTCCTTTCAGCCCTGCTTGAACTCGCTGTGTTCACGAGGTCTTCTGGCGTATCTCGCCGTGGATGAAGCTCACTGCGTCTCTCAGTGGGGACATGACTTCAGGCCGGACTATCTGAAGCTGGGTGACCTCCGCTCTCGTCTGCAGGGCGTTCCTTGCGTAGCGTTAACCGCCACGGCACCCAAGAGAGTGCAGGAGGACATCGAGCGCTCGCTCAGACTTCGTTCGCCGCTTGTTTTTTCCACGCCTGTTTTCcgtaaaaacttaaaatatgatGTCATATTCCGGGATTTGTTGCCTGATCCTTATGTCCACTTGCTTGGGTTTGCTAAGGAAGCACTGGGTGGAAATCCAGCAGGAAAGGTAGGGCACTCCCTGTCAGACTCACAGCAGAATAAGCGTTTTTGTCATACAATGAATACATGTTTGATTTGCAGGGATGTGGGATTGTTTACTGTCGAACCAGAGAGAGCTGCGAGGAAGTGGCATTTAAATTGACTAAATTAGGAATAGCTGCCAAGCCATACCATGCGGGTAATCCTGTCTGTGCAGCTCTGtaaagtgtttatttttcaCGTTTACATGGGAAAGGTCATTGTGGGTTGTGTTTGGTCTGCATGCGGGGCTGAAGGTGGCCGATCGCACAGAGAGCCAGTCTGACTGGATGGCGGATAAAGTGGCTGTTATTGTGGCCACCATCAGCTTTGGTATGGGAGTAGACAAGGCCAATGTCAGGTGAGTCACACGTGACTCGTGTTTATTACCTGTAGTAGCTATGATGAAAAGTCAGTTTGTGATCAAACTTAATAAATAGGGTGTTGGTCATGAAATGACTAAATTCCAGACATGTTGCTCATGAAGAAACTGAGATGAAGGTTGAATTAAGAAGTGAATGAATGAGGCATCCGTCTTTTGAATAAACTTTTTTACTGAATTAATGAATGAGACTAAATAAACtaaacacacagaaatgtaacAATCAGGGCAAACCAGTTAACTGTAAAGTAAAAATTTGTTTAGCTAATAGAGGTCTGATACGTTGCCAGCACAGCTGTTTAAAAGTCATTTCTGGCAAAATTACTTCAGCGTTTTAGCTTTATTTTGGTGCTGCAAAAACGTTTCTGAAATTACTaatttgttggttttaaatcAGAGTAGTTAGCGACTCATTCATAATTTACAAATACTCATTTGTTGCCATCTACTGGTGTAATGGTAACCTGCAAGATTCATTTTTTCCAAAAGAATCATAAAAGATGCCGTAcctaaaatgtgaccctggaccacaaaaccagacaGAAGggtctttttttatttagatttttatattataaaataaataatgatttcAATTTGatttatggtttgttaggataggataatatttggccgagatacaactatttgaaaatctgagggtgaacaaaaatcaaaatattgagaaaattgccttttgaagttgtccaaatgaagtcctttaatagcaacaaatattaatgatgataaataaaatttttgataTGTTTGCGGTAGAAAACTTAATTAATATCTTCATgaatctttacttaatatcctaatgatttttgagtaaatttaagtaaatttatgcttaaaacaagcaaaaaataaataaaaatctgccaatgggagaAGAAAAGAAATCTTGaccttttttcttaaacacttaactCAAGAAAAATTGTCtcggcagattttttgcttgttttcttatttttttgtcCAAACACTACACTacaaatgattttcaagaaaaaaatgtcttagtatttttgttttcagtaaaaatatctaaaaatacttaaattaagatgctttttcttgatgagcaaaacgacccaagaaaataagtctatttttagaccaaaaatataaaatttaggtgattttgtgcataaaaccaGCCAAGAAATCTGCCAGTGAGCACATTTTTccttaatttttcttgaatttagtgtttaagaaaaatgttcaagatttttttgcttaccccatcggtagatttttttgcttaacaagacaaaaatactaagtaagaaagtaattttttatacctgtgtgacttatgactggttttctggtccagggtcactttatttaaaggacaggttcggtattttacacttaaaaccctgttttcagattgtttatggtgaaatagaacggttttgactgaaatttggacatatgatgctggcccgagaattttcgtgtctttgttgtatcacctcccacctctacaatgggtttataggtgcactggaacaatccttcctaaaatgcattaaactttcgtttacaaagacgtgaaactcagcgagtggtcaggggtgttcactgatatgctcacacaaaaatcgctgcaaaagacgcattttaacaggttttatcgtagtttttgtccaactccattgacttgtattagatgtgctgtgaggtacggtattactccgcgccgggaactttgtttgtattcttgcaattggcaaaggtggattatcgccaccaactgggctggagtctctattattcaagctctcaacggaagaatatatgggtgtgaggtgtttggaaaaataggtccacaagtttacaacgaatgctaaaacagctgttggaaagcatcttttgcagcaatgtttgtgtgagcatatcagtaaacacccctgaccactcgctgagtttcacgtctttgtaaacgaaagtttaatgcattttaggaaggattgttccagtgcacctatacagccattgtagaggtgggaggtgatacaacaaaaacccaaaaattctcaggccagcatcatatgtccaaatttcagtcaaaaccgttctattttatcataaacaatctgaaaacagggctttaagtgtaaaataccgaacttgtcctttaacgtGTGCAATACACTACACACAGAATAGCTCTAATGTTTACACACAAGGTTACATGTGGATTTATGgtaaatgtctgtgttttatttCAGGTTTGTAGTTCACTGGAATGTGGCGAAGTCTTTGGCGAGTTACTATCAGGAGTCAGGACGAGCGGGTCGTGATGGACTGCCATCCTCCTGCAGAATATACTACTCAACCAAAGACAGAGACCAGCTCAACTTCCTCATCCGGAAAGAGATCGCACGCAAACAGGTTATCATTGACATGCTTCTGTATAGTGCCACACAGTGTTGGGTATAACTTGTTACTAAGTAATTAATTACCATAGTTTCATTACTTtaccttgaaaaagtaaagtatgaGATAACTCTTATTTTTCCAGTTATTTAATTaaagttacttctgatgtaattgaACTAAATAGTGTGTATGGACTGTAGAtcaattatatataatacaatagtggatttaacatccAAATATGAAGTATAAGGTAAAtgcatcatgtttttatttatttttttctcactgTTAAAACTTTGGtgagttaataagaataatggTAACACTCAAGTGTAGTttccaattctcactattaactagttgtttattagcattaatattactgagatatCGTCTGTTTATtagtacttaaagggatagtctcctggacagggattagcttaaagcccgatttatagtcgtgcgtaatcCATAGCTTGTGCGTAGATCTGCGTAatctgacgtgcacctcgcaaaatatttaacagcatgtcagatctacgcggaccgcaagcgctgtgattggtctaccagaacccctcccgtcaggtaaaaaaactgcgtcataggtaatTCCGATTGCGAcgatgaaaacaaagatgagccaagttgaggagtgatttaactcaaactgcaacaaaagtcactgtttatttactttcatCATTGCTGGTCGTCTCAAAACATAcgcaacaagttgctgtttcttcttcgtttgtgggttaacttgccaaccttcttcttcattgacggtcgcgctgctactgtggttacacgcgtggatactgcctacccgCGAGTGTTTGCACGTCGCCGTGGACGACAACGAAAACGCCGCAGAACCTACGCCGTCCCGGCTACgctgtaggacctacgcacaactataatgagtcCTTAagtcaggactaggccttagtttaattaggaattaaaactagttttaacaaacatgccttactaaaaacattactttactaagtattaataagcagtaattaGGACTATATCGAGCCAAAAatagtaatctaattacatgattacatgagtaactagtaattaattactttttttgagtaacttacccaacactggtgcCAAATAAGGGTTCTTCAAATTGTAACATTAgattaacttttttttgttgtgCTAAATAGATTAAATAGATTGATATTGTTGTGATATATACAACAAAACAAATctgggtaacactttaaaataaggttgtatttaatAACAGTTAGTTAAAGGCAGAGTATCacatttgatccagaaacatttttagttatgctggttaaaagtctcttcacatcctgatagcaattactatgttaagttgtttaaatgtatttgtagaaatgtatgtcatttgtgaaaggcgtaggaccaaaaaaattttcaaccaatcatagatctctgtccgaacggacgttgccttttttgtccctcatacgtaagcgtaatttgaatgcccaccgcgcagcctcttcacacagacaccatacgtcatcggcgcgatatgtttgtattgagatggattcagatattctactttgatgaaacattgtgttgcttatgaaattgtgttcgtttacggattaccataacgatatagttactacgtctacacaaccgaaagtgtgctttaactaattctgatgtaaaccagttgtttggttattttggaagtgttattcgactttgtactgcaaagttttctcactgctgaatgagacatgatatgtgaccgtctgatcggTGCGTGTTCATCTGTTTTGAAAGaagcgtgactttggatggcgatttgactggagggtgggatcgggatttcattgctaggtgGCTACCGTTAGCAAttcattagctaacataaactatcaacaaacaatacttctacagcatttattaatcttagttcatgttaattttagcagttactaatatattattaaaatagtttaaactgttaacattagttaattaACTAACATTGGGGTGGTTTcgcagacagggattagcttaagccaggactaggccttagtttaattgggaaatataactagttttatcaaacatgccttactgaaaacattacttgtgtgcattttgaagcaaaacaaagggcactggtgtattttaagatatgtcaataaatagttttcagtttggacagctcttacatttattttagtctaggactagtctaatccctttccgggaaaccgccccataaacaagaatgaataaatgctgaaatACTGTATTGTTCATTGTATGTTCAtcttagttaatgcatttattaatgtttactGATACAACCACCTTGTAAAGTGTTACTCAAATCCACTAAACTAAAATAAGTCGTTTGTTACAGTTTTGGGCTTGGGTTTCGAAACATAACCAAATAATAACCTTTTTTGTAATACTAATAACTATAATTGTGTGATTTCTGCAATTAGGTAGCACATTGTTATGTTGAGCCCTAATAAACATTTAGCAATCCCTGCATATGAAACGACATGCTTTCCTTATATACGGTATGCAAATCTTAGCATGTGTAAGTAATATAGGTACAAATAAGTTTACGTACTGTTAGAAATGAAACACCAGAACATCACGATCAtgatttgcacattttatttaagaTGAATGGCAAAGCGtataaagtaaacattttattttgaattacaATGGTGCTCTACTCTTGTTGTAAACGCATATTTAGTTCCAGTAAAAATCCATGTATTTTATTCTTTAATgaagttaatatttaaaaatgtatttacaggaGAAACGAGGATCCGAGAAAGAGCAGGATAAAGCTCCCATCCTGGACTTTGATGCTATGGTTGCATTTTGTGAACAAGAAGGGTGAGTTCACACACGAGCTACACTTGAATCTTGCTTACATCACTTTATatgcaacaaatacatttacttttaaatactgtaaTATAATTATACATAGTCTGTCCAGTATAAGTTTCTTATACATTTCGTAGAGTTTATTTTTAACCTAAACTTCACCATGCAAATAAAGGAGGCATTGCATTAAGaacaatcaaacaaacaaaattgcaTGATATATCACATCTCTTCCATCTCTTACATACATATTCACTGTTTGATACTGGTATCAAGGCTATATTTCAACTATTTTTTAGAAAATGAGatgtaggggcggtttcccggacagggtttagattaatccaggactaggctttagttataggacattaaagtagttttttacaaacaaactgctgtgcatcttgagataaaacaatggcactgttAAGAGgtcaaggtgtttttaaatgaaggcagctcaaacacgcattttagtctgggactaggataagccctatccgtgaaaccgcccctataagaTGAAAAAAGGCTGAACTCTTTCCTTGATTCCCATTGCTGTAAATCTTCTAAAATGACTGCAGTATTGTAAGCAAACACCAGGGGGCAGACATGAGCACTCTTCTTATAGTGATTTACTTACAGCATGCTGTGTTATTCAACACCGTGGGAAAGGTTTTAAGTGTAGCCAGCATTTGTACTATATCCATACGAAAGTGATTTCTCAGTAGTTGCTTGTGTCCACATTTGAAAGTCTCTTCTGAATTCCATCATCACCGTTGTTTCGTGTATTCATCCTGTACACAACCTCCTTTATTGGCTGGTTATTATCACTGTAATGTGTGCTatcacacaataaaaaaacattgaattTCATCAATTTGTTCTTTATTTTGGCCCACTGTGTTCTGTTGCTCATCTTTGTCTTGATCTTCATGTTTCGTTGACTGAAAACGGGCCGATCAGATGACGGACACTCGGTTTCTGGTTCCTTGACAACAGCCACAGCGACCATAAAGACATCCAATCACCATCAGAGTTATGAACGTTACTGCGGGAATAAGAAATCATGGAGTTAGTCACATGTCTATaccatgcactgcaaaaaatgactttcttacgaagtatttttgtcctgttttcaataaaaatatctaaaaattctaaaacctaagattttcttgatgagcaaaatgacctaggaaaataagtctagtttttttttagaaaaataaaataaactttaagtaaattagtccttaaaacaagcaaaaaaagaagaagaaactttttcttgaaataagtttacttttttataaacacttaattcaataaaaaaattccatattccattggcaggttttttgcttgtttaaccacaaattcgcttaaattgtatgttttttgtctaaaaactagacttattttcttaggtcatgtTGCTCAtcaaatacatcttaatttaagaatgtttagatgttttttttttactgaaaacaagacaaaaatgctaaataagaaagtcattttttgcaaattaagatgctttttcttgatgagcaaaacgacccaagaaaataagtctagtttttataccaaaaatagcaaatttaagtgattttgtccataaaacaagcaatgggggtaagcaaatttttctagatttttttcttgaatctagtggttaagaaaaatgttcaagattttttgcttaccccattggcagatttttttgcttgttttatgcacaaaataaatttgatattttaggtaaaaaaactagatatattttcattttgcttatcgaaaaagcatcttaatttaaaattttttagatatttttactgaaaacaagacaaatactaagaattttttttcttgaaaattatttttggcAATGCAgaaccttttgcgctgctaatccAATTGAGTTACAGGAACGCAATTTATTACATTGGTAACACTTtgcaataaggttgtattagtaaacattagtgagtgcattaactaacatgaacaaacaatgaacaatatagattttcagcatgtattaattcttgttaatgttagttaaggtcaatacagttattcatgctATCTCATGGTAGAGGTCTTCACTGGTCCACTTGGATACGAAAACCTGAGGTCCCACACAAGACTCGAGTGGGTTTGGGTTTAAAAGTTTCACGtatgcctcggacacgggtggGGTATAATATTAGCGGTCTCggataattaaaaaatgtatgtgtattTGGCGAACTGACCCAAAAAGACCCGAACTATCTTGCATGTGTGCATCGAGTCCTTGTCCAACCCCTCATCTGTTTGCGACATCGTTTGGCTGGTGATATTTCCAGATCTGTCAATCAtttttgaatgcacattttagcagTTACCTTTGTCTcttcgtcagataacaaataaaaatatattgagcagcgggccaaattggttgcgaggccaccaggtttttttttgtttgactgGCAGGTGTTGGGCTGCAGACATGTCGGTGACGTTTACAATCGGGTTAAAAAAATCCCAGTCGtgtcggactcgggtctaagTTTCTTTGGTTTATGTCGGatcttaccttaaaaaaaaacaattcatgCATGTCTTGTTCGGGTAAGTCATTTCAGGTCGGGAatatttctttggacccgagaagacctgtAGTTCCAACCCAAAATATCAAGGCAAGTTgtggtatagtcacaaaatattagatttatttattcttgttCATGGACAtgaattttttactttttatcatGTCATTGAGCACAAacgtctttttcgtgtcactcaatAAACCGTTTTTCGTGTAGCATGTCTTTctattctatttttttttaccattgtcgcttggggttgggaaaaaagtttaaaaattggaagaaacacatgtagaaaccaatacataaaattacatcctaaccccaacctcaGCAACAATgctaaaaatagaaaaaaaggaaaaaaaaaatagaaattcaTGCTAAGTGACACGAAAAGTGTAgtagaagtattgtttattgttattaATACCATAgtgctgttgaatgctttattctgattggctgagaaatgttccatgggtggtgtttatttttctgtaaaccgcacatctaacttgtcaaatgtcttaaaaataggcaccagagcaatgtttgtggtaaatGTGGCATAAGAGGAATATTTGACCccggtcctttaaattattaaaaaataatgcacacccacttCGCGTCGTGCCACATTAACACcttggatgtgcattattttcaaataattaaatggcccgtcatcaattattccttacttaacaTATACAACCtctttgtaaagtgttaccattacATCAAATGGAAATGCATAGGTTGTGTTTCAAAACCACCATTTTGTTGCCTTCTAAGGTGTGTTTAGCTAGAGTTTATTGACGTTTATGGGGAAACAAATCCCGTAATGCATTGCGATAAACTCATAGGAATAAATCTATCAAGTTTTGTGAGAAAAACTGCCATGCTTTTAAAGTCAGCCTTTTCAGTTCTAGTGCCGTACTGTCGCCAAAAATAGCAAGCTAAATGTGGATCCGTGCACCCTTTAATCTGTGCACCTCCGCCTCCCGTTCAAATACATCCTCCTACAAAATTACACAAGACGTGGCCACAGTGCATGCATGTAATGATAGCTTGGTGTTACGATGAAGGGTTGTGCTTACAGAAGAAGAGCAGCATGATCAGAAAGGCCGCCTGCATGAGCGGGTGGTCTTGAGAAAAACCCTGCAGTTTGCTCCAGATTTGCTGAAGGACTTTCATCATATCATCTGAAGCGCTCATTCTGACTGTAGATCACGGCCAATAACACAAACACAGTCTAGAAATGAAAGATATGCTGTAAGCACATTAACAGTTGTGATTTTTAGATTTCAAATTATTACATCGCAAAGAATGACTTTCTtacgtagtatttttgtcttgttttaagtacaaatatctaacaattcttaaatcaagattgatgagcaaaatgacctaagaaaataagacGAGGGTTTGGACAAGAAATATACAGTTTGAAgttgaatttgtgcttaaaacagtggagtaaattttttttcttgaattaaattttaacgaaaaaagtaaacatttcaacatttttttccttatcccattggcagatttttttgattgttttaagcacaaattcacttaaaggaaccgtatgtaggattgtggccaaaacttgtattgcaataacaaaacttgtggctaaaactggtactgcaatcacacaactggtggccaatacacaaaatgacaacatataaacatcagttgagggctgcaactccactttttaaatgacaatatcctgaccagaccactgttgtcagtgatataagtattagaaatgaaaatgatttcttaatgtctagtgacatatctgggccattttatgattcattgatatacatttcttacatactgttcctttaaattgtatattttttgtccaaacactactaggtaattttgctcatcaagaaaatgcatctcaatttaagaattgtTAGATATTTGTACCGAAAACTAGAGAAAAATACTAGAGCCAtgttttgcagtgtacactgcaaaaaaaaaaattcaagaaaaaaaaattcttagtatttttgtcttgttttcaagtaaaaatatctaaaaattcttaaattaagatgctttttcttgatgagaaaaacaacccaagaaaataagtctagtttttagctcaaaaatatcaaatccaagtgattttgtgcatgaaacaagcaaaaaaatctgccaatggggtaagcaaaaaaaaaagtgaaaatttttcttaaacactaaattcaagaaaaaatca
This window of the Misgurnus anguillicaudatus chromosome 19, ASM2758022v2, whole genome shotgun sequence genome carries:
- the recql5 gene encoding ATP-dependent DNA helicase Q5 gives rise to the protein MSDILRALKNHFGFDKFRSQQQEDVVKAVLKGDRDVFVCMPTGAGKSLCYQLPALLATGITLVISPLIALIQDQVDHLKALNVPARSINSKLPSAERRQILADLESDSPRLKLLYITPEMVASPSFQPCLNSLCSRGLLAYLAVDEAHCVSQWGHDFRPDYLKLGDLRSRLQGVPCVALTATAPKRVQEDIERSLRLRSPLVFSTPVFRKNLKYDVIFRDLLPDPYVHLLGFAKEALGGNPAGKGCGIVYCRTRESCEEVAFKLTKLGIAAKPYHAGNPVADRTESQSDWMADKVAVIVATISFGMGVDKANVRFVVHWNVAKSLASYYQESGRAGRDGLPSSCRIYYSTKDRDQLNFLIRKEIARKQEKRGSEKEQDKAPILDFDAMVAFCEQEG
- the smim5 gene encoding small integral membrane protein 5, which codes for MSASDDMMKVLQQIWSKLQGFSQDHPLMQAAFLIMLLFFLTFITLMVIGCLYGRCGCCQGTRNRVSVI